Proteins from a genomic interval of Clostridium scatologenes:
- a CDS encoding NAD(P)-dependent malic enzyme gives MNIKEKALEMHKVNRGKLEVKSKVQLKTKEDLSIAYTPGVAEPCLKIAENEDAAYDYTMKVNTVAVVTNGSAVLGLGNIGAAAGLPVMEGKALLFKEFGGIDAFPICLDSKDPDEIVNIVKAMAPTFGGINLEDIKAPECFYIEEKLKKELDIPVFHDDQHGTAIIVLAGLYNALKLVRKKLEEVQIVINGAGSAGIAICKLLLKAGAQNITMCDKNGALVEENSELNPAQQAIAKVTNRNKEQGTLAEVIKGKDVFVGVSAAGALTMEMAQSMNKDGIVFAMANPTPEIMPDAAKEAGIRVIATGRSDFPNQINNVLVFPGIFKGALEVRSKIINDEMKLAAARGIANLIKDEELREDYIIPDAFDKRVCKSVSEEVKRIAREMKVARI, from the coding sequence ATGAACATTAAAGAAAAAGCATTGGAAATGCACAAAGTAAACAGAGGAAAATTAGAAGTAAAGAGTAAGGTTCAGTTGAAAACTAAGGAGGATTTATCAATAGCATATACTCCAGGTGTTGCAGAGCCTTGTCTTAAAATAGCTGAGAATGAAGATGCTGCCTATGATTATACCATGAAAGTTAATACTGTAGCTGTAGTAACTAATGGAAGTGCAGTACTTGGTTTAGGTAACATAGGTGCAGCAGCAGGATTACCTGTTATGGAAGGAAAGGCTTTATTATTTAAAGAATTCGGTGGTATAGATGCATTCCCTATATGCTTAGACAGTAAAGATCCAGATGAAATAGTGAATATTGTAAAAGCAATGGCACCTACTTTTGGAGGAATAAATCTTGAGGACATAAAAGCACCAGAGTGCTTTTACATAGAAGAAAAATTAAAAAAAGAGCTTGATATACCTGTTTTTCATGATGATCAACATGGAACTGCTATAATAGTTCTTGCAGGACTTTATAATGCCTTAAAACTTGTAAGAAAGAAGCTTGAAGAAGTTCAAATAGTAATAAATGGAGCAGGCTCAGCAGGTATTGCAATATGTAAGCTTCTTTTAAAGGCAGGAGCTCAAAATATAACTATGTGTGATAAAAATGGAGCATTAGTAGAAGAAAATTCTGAATTAAATCCAGCACAACAAGCCATAGCTAAAGTTACAAATAGAAATAAGGAACAAGGTACCCTTGCAGAAGTAATAAAAGGAAAAGATGTATTTGTAGGTGTATCAGCGGCAGGAGCACTTACTATGGAAATGGCTCAATCAATGAATAAAGATGGTATAGTTTTTGCAATGGCTAATCCAACACCAGAAATAATGCCAGATGCTGCAAAAGAAGCTGGAATAAGAGTAATTGCTACAGGACGTTCAGATTTTCCAAATCAAATAAATAATGTTTTGGTATTCCCTGGAATATTTAAGGGAGCGTTAGAAGTAAGATCAAAGATTATAAATGATGAAATGAAATTAGCAGCAGCAAGAGGTATAGCTAATTTAATAAAAGATGAGGAATTAAGAGAAGACTATATAATTCCAGATGCTTTTGATAAGAGAGTATGCAAATCTGTATCAGAAGAAGTAAAAAGAATAGCTAGAGAAATGAAAGTAGCAAGAATTTAA